In Corynebacterium ulcerans, one genomic interval encodes:
- a CDS encoding proline--tRNA ligase — translation MITRLSTLFLRTLREDPADAEVPSHKLLVRAGYIRRAAPGVYTWLPLGLRTLKKIENIVREEMDGIGAQELLFPALLPREPYQTTNRWTEYGDSLFRLKDRKGADYLLGPTHEEMFAGAVKDMYSSYKDFPVILYQIQTKYRDEERPRAGILRGREFVMKDSYSFDMTDEGLESSYQRHRGAYQRILDRLGVEYAICSATSGAMGGSASEEFLAISENGEDTFVRATQGDYAANVEAVITQPGVERSLEGLPEAMEYDTPAAETIESLVAWAQAAGVTVEGREVVASDTLKCIVVKITEPGAEDHELAGILLPGDCEVDMKRLEASLEPAAVELATEADFKANPFLVKGYVGPRALIAHDVKLFADPRVVTGTSWITGADADQRHVVNLTVGRDFEVENYIEAAEVREGDPAPEGQGTLTLARGIEVGHIFQLGRKYTEAFDVQILDENGKRAIPTMGSYGIGVSRLMAVLAEQRHDEKGLNWPIEVAPFAVHVVVANKDAAAIEAGDALVSELDAAGIEVLFDDRPKVSPGVKFKDAELLGMPYVVVLGRSFKEGKVELRVRGTEAVEIPAAEATARIIEMVGA, via the coding sequence ATGATCACACGTCTTTCCACGCTCTTCCTGCGCACCCTGCGCGAAGATCCCGCAGATGCTGAAGTTCCTAGCCACAAGCTGCTAGTTCGTGCCGGATACATTCGCAGAGCTGCACCAGGTGTTTACACGTGGCTGCCCTTAGGGTTGCGCACACTCAAAAAGATCGAAAATATTGTGCGCGAGGAGATGGACGGAATTGGAGCTCAAGAGCTGCTTTTCCCAGCGTTGTTGCCCCGCGAGCCCTACCAGACAACTAACCGGTGGACTGAATACGGCGATTCGCTTTTCCGCCTCAAAGATCGCAAGGGTGCAGACTACCTTTTGGGTCCCACCCATGAGGAGATGTTTGCCGGAGCAGTGAAAGACATGTACTCGTCGTACAAGGATTTCCCTGTCATCCTCTACCAAATCCAAACCAAGTACCGGGATGAAGAACGCCCACGCGCTGGCATTCTTCGTGGCCGTGAATTTGTGATGAAGGACTCCTACTCCTTCGACATGACAGATGAGGGACTCGAGTCGTCGTATCAGCGTCACCGTGGTGCATACCAGCGCATCCTTGACCGCCTAGGCGTTGAGTATGCGATTTGCTCTGCGACTTCTGGCGCGATGGGTGGTTCTGCTTCTGAAGAATTCCTGGCGATCAGTGAAAACGGCGAGGACACCTTTGTGCGCGCTACGCAGGGCGACTACGCCGCTAACGTGGAAGCCGTGATCACTCAGCCCGGCGTCGAACGCTCCCTTGAAGGGCTGCCCGAAGCTATGGAGTACGACACCCCTGCTGCTGAAACCATCGAGTCTTTAGTGGCATGGGCACAAGCCGCTGGGGTTACGGTTGAAGGCCGTGAAGTCGTTGCCTCAGATACTCTGAAATGCATCGTTGTGAAAATTACAGAACCTGGTGCTGAGGATCATGAGCTTGCCGGCATTCTGCTTCCAGGAGACTGCGAAGTAGACATGAAACGCCTGGAAGCCTCTCTCGAGCCTGCAGCTGTGGAACTCGCTACCGAAGCAGACTTCAAGGCGAATCCCTTCCTGGTGAAAGGTTACGTTGGCCCTCGCGCATTGATCGCACATGACGTTAAGCTCTTTGCCGATCCTCGCGTGGTCACCGGAACCTCATGGATTACTGGCGCAGATGCTGATCAGCGCCATGTAGTTAACCTTACGGTGGGTCGCGACTTTGAGGTGGAGAACTATATCGAGGCCGCCGAAGTTCGCGAGGGCGATCCGGCACCAGAAGGCCAAGGCACGCTTACCTTGGCCCGCGGTATAGAGGTTGGACATATTTTCCAACTTGGACGTAAATATACCGAGGCCTTTGACGTGCAGATTCTTGATGAAAACGGCAAGCGGGCGATCCCGACCATGGGCTCTTATGGCATCGGTGTCTCACGGCTCATGGCGGTGCTTGCTGAACAACGTCATGATGAGAAGGGTCTCAATTGGCCCATTGAGGTTGCACCTTTTGCAGTTCATGTGGTCGTAGCAAACAAAGATGCCGCAGCCATTGAGGCAGGGGATGCCTTGGTATCCGAGCTCGACGCAGCGGGCATCGAAGTGCTTTTCGACGACCGCCCGAAGGTAAGCCCCGGCGTGAAATTCAAGGATGCGGAGCTGCTAGGGATGCCTTATGTAGTAGTCCTGGGCAGGTCTTTCAAGGAAGGAAAAGTTGAGCTGCGTGTCCGTGGCACAGAAGCCGTGGAAATTCCAGCGGCTGAAGCTACTGCGCGGATTATTGAGATGGTGGGTGCCTAA
- the yaaA gene encoding peroxide stress protein YaaA codes for MLIVLPPSETKAIGGDDAPLNMDALSFPSLNPIRKSISKDLSSLSPDQALTMLKLSEKLREEVAANTQLLHAPTMPAILRYTGVLYDALDAPTLPRSAWSRLAIGSALFGVVGASDPIPRYRLSGSSKVPNADGTIPTMKKRWGSAITTALSNADDFIVDLRSGTYQQLGKVPGATTVRVESVQPNGVRKVISHFNKHYKGELARVLALSDASPSSIEEVQKVAQKAGLAIEQTGITELTFEVRN; via the coding sequence ATGCTCATTGTGTTACCTCCTTCAGAGACTAAGGCCATCGGCGGTGATGATGCGCCACTCAATATGGACGCTTTATCCTTCCCCTCGCTGAACCCAATAAGGAAATCCATCTCTAAGGATCTGAGCTCACTATCCCCAGACCAAGCCCTAACAATGTTGAAATTAAGCGAGAAACTCCGGGAGGAAGTTGCAGCTAATACACAGCTGCTTCATGCACCAACAATGCCAGCGATACTGCGCTATACCGGTGTGCTTTACGACGCCCTCGACGCGCCAACTCTTCCGCGCTCAGCATGGTCGCGCCTTGCTATAGGCTCAGCGTTGTTTGGCGTCGTCGGAGCTTCAGATCCCATCCCGCGATACAGGCTATCTGGATCTAGTAAAGTCCCCAACGCAGATGGAACAATCCCAACGATGAAAAAACGCTGGGGCTCAGCAATTACCACAGCGTTAAGTAATGCTGACGATTTTATCGTGGATCTACGCTCTGGCACCTATCAGCAGTTGGGGAAAGTTCCCGGCGCGACTACGGTGCGCGTGGAGTCAGTGCAACCCAATGGGGTACGAAAAGTCATCAGCCATTTTAATAAGCATTACAAGGGTGAGTTAGCGCGAGTGTTGGCGCTCAGTGATGCGTCCCCTTCCTCTATTGAGGAGGTACAAAAGGTCGCACAAAAAGCTGGTTT